The Petrocella atlantisensis genome has a window encoding:
- a CDS encoding response regulator transcription factor produces MKILVCDDDKDIVDAIAIYLEHEGFEIVKAYDGYEALAAMREKAIQLIIMDIMMPKLDGLKATLKIRETMNCPIILLSAKSEDTDKIIGLNFGADDYMTKPFNPLELIARVKSQLRRYNHLGSVPHHQNILKTGGLELDMECKVLFVDGEQVNLTPTELGILQLLMRHMGRVYSITEIYEHVWEEEAIAAENTVAVHIRRIREKIEIDPKNPKYVKVVWGIGYKVEKII; encoded by the coding sequence ATAAAGATACTTGTTTGTGATGATGATAAGGACATAGTGGATGCAATTGCTATTTATTTGGAACATGAAGGCTTTGAGATTGTAAAAGCTTATGATGGCTATGAAGCACTTGCTGCTATGAGAGAAAAGGCAATTCAGCTTATTATTATGGATATTATGATGCCCAAGTTAGATGGTCTAAAGGCAACACTCAAAATACGTGAAACGATGAATTGTCCAATTATTCTTTTGTCGGCTAAGTCCGAGGATACAGACAAGATTATCGGACTCAATTTTGGTGCGGATGATTATATGACAAAGCCATTTAATCCTTTAGAGTTGATTGCTAGAGTGAAGTCACAACTCAGACGTTATAACCATCTAGGCAGTGTTCCTCATCATCAAAACATCCTAAAAACAGGAGGACTTGAGCTTGATATGGAATGCAAAGTGCTCTTTGTAGATGGTGAACAAGTGAATTTAACACCCACAGAACTGGGAATTCTACAACTGTTGATGCGTCATATGGGTCGGGTCTATTCGATCACGGAGATTTATGAGCATGTATGGGAAGAGGAAGCAATCGCTGCTGAAAATACAGTTGCTGTCCATATTCGCCGAATCCGTGAGAAAATAGAAATTGACCCCAAAAATCCAAAATACGTAAAGGTGGTATGGGGCATTGGCTATAAAGTTGAAAAAATTATTTAG